A single region of the Streptomyces sp. NBC_01262 genome encodes:
- the cobN gene encoding cobaltochelatase subunit CobN → MSTVLLLSTADTDLLAARASGAAYRIGNPTRVGVADELPALLAGADIAVVRLLGGKRAWEDGLAALRASGIPTVLLSGEAVPDAELMADSSVPAGVVAEALRYLVQGGPENLRELTRFLSDTVLLTGEGFEPPAAMPDFGTHGSYAYEEGRPTVGVLFYRAHELSGNTAFVDTLCEAIEAKGANALPVYCGSLRGADAGLYELLGRTDAIVATVLAAGGTRASDASAGGDDEAWDIGALAELDVPVLQGLCLTSSQAAWEASDAALSPMDAAMQVAIPEFDGRLITVPFSFKEEGPDGVPVYAADPERAARVAGIAVRHAALKHKPNADKRLAVVFTAYPTKHSRVGNAVGLDTPASAVRLLDALRAAGYGVDDYPDNGDELIHRLIAAGGHDVEWLTEEQLASAPARVPLADYQRWFAGLDAGLREGMLRHWGEAPGNLYVDGDDIVLASLQFGNVVVMIQPPRGFGENPIAIYHDPDMPPSHHYMAAYRWLELSFGADAIVHMGKHGTMEWLPGKGLGLSSGCAPDAVLGELPLVYPFIVNDPGEGTQAKRRGHATVVDHLVPPMARADSYGDLAKLEQLLDEYALVSDLDPTKAPAVRSQIWTLVRAAELHHDLHVDDQPDDDAFDEFVMHIDGWLCEIKDVQIRDGLHILGGGPVDEARVNLVLAVLRSSQVWGGVGGALPGLRAALAASFGLEEKSLLAEPGARVAVPAELSALADGPARTASDAVDLLEALARRLAEAMEAGGWEPKAASQVVADALGGREVPDAVRVLEFAAEEVVPRLARTTDEIDNILRALRGGYVPAGPSGSPTRGLVNVLPTGRNFYSVDPKAIPSRLAWDVGTALADSLLARHLADTGAYPKSVGLTVWGTSCMRTQGDDIAEILALLGCRPVWDDASRRVTGFEVVGLEELARPRIDVTVRISGFFRDAFPHVVALIDDAVRAVAELDEPAEQNFVRAHADEDTAEHGDRRRATARIFGSKPGAYGAGLLPLIDARNWRSDADLAEVYAVWGGYAYGRGLDGRAARGDMEASFRRIQVAAKNVDTREHDLVDADDYFQYHGGMVAMVRHLTGVSPEAYVGDSAMTDQVKTRTLGEETHRVFRARVVNPRWMAAMRRHGYKGAFEMAATVDYLFGYDATAGVVDDWMYERLAAEYVFSPENREFMEKSNPWALRGISERLLEAAERGLWAEPQSATLDRLRETYLQLEGELEGDA, encoded by the coding sequence GTGAGCACCGTACTTCTGCTGTCCACCGCCGACACCGACCTGCTGGCGGCCCGCGCTTCGGGCGCGGCGTACCGGATCGGCAACCCGACCCGGGTCGGTGTCGCCGACGAGCTGCCCGCGCTGCTGGCGGGCGCCGACATCGCGGTCGTACGGCTGCTCGGCGGCAAGCGGGCCTGGGAGGACGGGCTCGCGGCCCTGCGCGCTTCGGGGATTCCCACCGTGCTGCTGTCCGGTGAGGCCGTGCCGGACGCCGAGCTGATGGCCGATTCGTCCGTCCCGGCGGGCGTGGTGGCGGAGGCGCTGCGGTATCTGGTGCAGGGCGGGCCGGAGAACCTGCGGGAGCTGACCCGGTTCCTGTCGGACACCGTGCTGCTGACGGGTGAGGGCTTCGAACCGCCCGCCGCGATGCCGGACTTCGGGACGCACGGCTCGTACGCGTACGAGGAGGGCCGGCCGACGGTCGGTGTGCTGTTCTACCGGGCGCACGAGCTGTCGGGGAACACCGCCTTCGTCGACACGCTGTGCGAGGCGATCGAGGCGAAGGGCGCCAACGCGCTGCCGGTGTACTGCGGTTCGCTGCGGGGCGCGGACGCCGGACTGTACGAGCTGCTGGGCCGGACCGACGCGATCGTCGCCACCGTGCTGGCGGCGGGCGGTACGCGGGCGAGCGACGCCAGCGCCGGCGGGGACGACGAGGCGTGGGACATCGGCGCGCTGGCGGAGCTGGACGTTCCCGTGCTGCAGGGGCTGTGCCTGACCTCGTCGCAGGCGGCGTGGGAGGCCTCCGACGCGGCGCTGTCGCCGATGGACGCGGCGATGCAGGTGGCGATCCCCGAGTTCGACGGGCGGCTGATCACCGTGCCGTTCTCCTTCAAGGAGGAGGGGCCGGACGGGGTCCCGGTGTACGCGGCCGATCCCGAGCGGGCGGCGCGCGTGGCGGGCATCGCGGTGCGGCACGCCGCGCTGAAGCACAAGCCGAACGCGGACAAGCGGCTGGCGGTGGTCTTCACGGCGTATCCGACCAAGCACTCGCGGGTCGGCAACGCGGTGGGCCTGGACACCCCGGCCTCGGCGGTGCGGCTGCTGGACGCGCTGCGGGCCGCCGGCTACGGCGTGGATGACTATCCGGACAACGGCGACGAGCTGATCCACCGGCTGATCGCCGCCGGTGGCCATGACGTGGAGTGGCTGACGGAGGAGCAGCTCGCCTCCGCCCCGGCGCGCGTGCCGCTCGCGGACTACCAGCGGTGGTTCGCGGGGCTCGACGCCGGGCTGCGCGAGGGGATGCTGCGTCACTGGGGCGAGGCGCCGGGCAACCTGTACGTCGACGGCGACGACATCGTGCTGGCGTCACTGCAGTTCGGCAATGTCGTGGTGATGATCCAGCCGCCGCGCGGCTTCGGCGAGAACCCGATCGCCATCTACCACGACCCCGACATGCCGCCGTCGCACCACTACATGGCCGCGTACCGCTGGCTGGAGCTGTCGTTCGGCGCCGACGCGATCGTGCACATGGGCAAGCACGGCACCATGGAGTGGCTGCCCGGCAAGGGCCTCGGCCTGTCCTCGGGCTGCGCCCCGGACGCCGTGCTCGGCGAACTGCCGCTGGTGTACCCCTTCATCGTCAACGACCCGGGCGAGGGCACCCAGGCCAAGCGGCGCGGGCACGCGACGGTCGTGGACCACCTCGTGCCGCCGATGGCGCGCGCGGACTCCTACGGCGATCTGGCGAAGCTGGAGCAGCTGCTCGACGAGTACGCGCTGGTGAGCGACCTCGATCCGACGAAGGCGCCCGCCGTGCGCAGCCAGATCTGGACGCTGGTGCGGGCCGCCGAGCTGCACCACGACCTCCATGTCGACGACCAGCCGGACGACGACGCCTTCGACGAGTTCGTCATGCACATCGACGGCTGGCTCTGCGAGATCAAGGACGTACAGATCCGCGACGGCCTGCACATTCTCGGCGGCGGCCCGGTCGACGAGGCGCGGGTCAACCTGGTGCTCGCCGTGCTGCGTTCGTCCCAGGTGTGGGGCGGGGTGGGCGGCGCTCTGCCGGGGCTGCGGGCGGCGCTGGCGGCCTCCTTCGGGCTGGAGGAGAAGTCGCTGCTGGCCGAACCGGGGGCGCGGGTCGCGGTGCCGGCCGAGCTGAGCGCGCTGGCGGACGGCCCCGCCCGGACCGCGTCCGACGCCGTGGACCTGCTGGAGGCGCTCGCGCGGCGGCTCGCCGAGGCCATGGAGGCGGGCGGCTGGGAGCCGAAGGCGGCGAGCCAGGTCGTCGCCGACGCCCTGGGCGGGCGTGAAGTGCCGGACGCCGTGCGCGTGCTGGAATTCGCGGCCGAGGAGGTCGTTCCGCGCCTGGCCCGCACGACGGACGAGATCGACAACATCCTGCGCGCGCTGCGCGGCGGCTACGTGCCGGCGGGGCCGTCCGGCTCCCCCACCCGTGGCCTCGTCAACGTCCTGCCGACCGGGCGCAACTTCTACTCCGTCGACCCGAAGGCCATCCCGTCGCGGCTGGCCTGGGACGTCGGCACCGCGCTCGCCGACTCGCTGCTGGCCCGGCATCTGGCCGACACCGGCGCGTACCCCAAGTCGGTCGGACTGACCGTCTGGGGCACATCCTGCATGCGCACGCAGGGCGACGACATCGCGGAGATCCTCGCGCTGCTGGGCTGCCGCCCCGTGTGGGACGACGCTTCGCGGCGGGTGACGGGCTTCGAGGTGGTGGGCCTGGAGGAGCTGGCCCGGCCGCGTATCGATGTGACGGTGCGGATTTCCGGCTTCTTCCGGGACGCCTTCCCTCATGTCGTCGCGCTCATCGACGACGCGGTGCGGGCCGTCGCCGAGCTGGACGAGCCGGCCGAGCAGAACTTCGTGCGTGCGCATGCCGACGAGGACACCGCCGAACACGGCGACCGCCGCCGGGCCACCGCCCGCATCTTCGGCTCCAAGCCGGGCGCGTACGGCGCCGGGCTGCTGCCGCTGATCGACGCGCGCAACTGGCGCAGCGACGCCGACCTGGCCGAGGTGTACGCGGTGTGGGGCGGCTACGCGTACGGGCGCGGGCTGGACGGGCGCGCGGCGCGCGGCGACATGGAGGCGTCGTTCCGGCGGATCCAGGTCGCCGCGAAGAACGTCGACACCAGGGAACACGATCTTGTCGATGCCGACGACTACTTCCAGTACCACGGCGGCATGGTCGCCATGGTCCGCCACCTGACCGGGGTCTCCCCCGAGGCGTACGTCGGCGACAGCGCGATGACCGACCAGGTCAAGACGCGGACGCTGGGCGAGGAGACACACCGGGTCTTCCGCGCCCGGGTCGTCAACCCGAGGTGGATGGCCGCGATGCGGCGGCACGGCTACAAGGGCGCCTTCGAGATGGCCGCGACCGTCGACTACCTCTTCGGCTACGACGCCACGGCCGGTGTCGTGGACGACTGGATGTACGAGCGGCTGGCCGCGGAGTACGTCTTCTCCCCCGAGAACCGGGAGTTCATGGAGAAGTCCAACCCCTGGGCCCTGCGCGGCATCAGCGAGCGCCTGCTCGAAGCGGCCGAGCGCGGGCTCTGGGCGGAGCCGCAGTCCGCGACGCTTGATCGCTTGCGCGAGACGTATCTCCAGCTCGAGGGCGAATTGGAGGGCGACGCGTGA
- a CDS encoding cobyric acid synthase: protein MNGALLVAGTTSDAGKSVVTAGICRWLTRQGVSVAPFKAQNMSLNSYVTREGAEIGRAQAMQAQAARVEPTALMNPVLLKPGGDRTSQVVLLGKPVGEMSARGYHNGRRAQLLETVVGCLEELRGQYDAVICEGAGSPAEINLRQGDIVNMGLARAARLPVVVVGDIDRGGVFASFFGTTALLSAQDQALVAGYIVNKFRGDVSLLEPGLEMLRGLTGRRFYGVLPHRQGLGIDQEDGLEIARERSAAPPYGEDVLRVAVVAVPLMSNFTDVDALAAEPGVVVRFADRPEELADADLVVLPGTRGTVKALAWLRARGLADAVAGRVAQGRPVLGICGGFQMLGESIEDEIESRAGTVDGLGMLPVRVRFAPEKTLARPSGKAYGEPVEGYEIHHGVADVLGGDETFLDGCRVGAVWGTHWHGSLESDGFRRAFLRRVADAAGRRFVPAPDTAFNALREEQLDRLGDLIEEHADTDALMRLIEDGAPAGLPFVAPGAP from the coding sequence GTGAACGGCGCGCTGCTGGTGGCCGGGACCACCTCCGATGCCGGCAAGAGCGTGGTCACCGCCGGCATCTGCCGCTGGCTCACCCGTCAGGGCGTCTCCGTCGCGCCGTTCAAGGCGCAGAACATGTCCCTGAATTCGTACGTGACCCGGGAGGGCGCCGAAATCGGGCGTGCGCAGGCCATGCAGGCGCAGGCCGCGCGGGTGGAGCCGACGGCGCTGATGAATCCCGTGCTGCTCAAGCCCGGTGGGGACCGCACGAGCCAGGTGGTGCTGCTGGGAAAGCCAGTCGGGGAGATGAGCGCCCGTGGGTACCACAACGGGCGCCGGGCGCAGTTGCTGGAGACGGTGGTCGGCTGCCTGGAGGAACTGCGGGGGCAGTACGACGCGGTGATCTGCGAGGGGGCGGGCAGCCCGGCGGAGATCAACCTCCGGCAGGGGGACATCGTCAACATGGGGCTTGCGCGTGCCGCGCGGCTACCGGTGGTCGTGGTCGGGGACATCGACAGGGGTGGGGTGTTCGCGTCGTTCTTCGGGACGACGGCGTTGCTGAGCGCGCAGGACCAGGCGCTGGTGGCGGGGTACATCGTGAACAAGTTCCGGGGCGATGTGTCGTTGCTGGAACCGGGGCTGGAGATGCTGCGCGGGCTGACCGGGCGGCGGTTCTACGGGGTGCTGCCGCACCGGCAGGGGCTGGGGATCGACCAGGAGGACGGGCTGGAGATCGCCCGGGAGCGCAGCGCGGCGCCGCCGTACGGCGAGGACGTGCTGCGGGTGGCCGTGGTGGCGGTGCCGCTGATGTCGAACTTCACGGATGTGGACGCGCTGGCGGCGGAGCCCGGGGTGGTGGTGCGGTTCGCGGACCGGCCCGAGGAGCTGGCGGACGCGGATCTGGTGGTGCTGCCGGGCACTCGCGGGACGGTGAAGGCACTGGCGTGGCTGCGGGCGCGCGGGCTGGCCGACGCCGTAGCCGGGCGGGTGGCGCAGGGCCGCCCGGTGCTGGGGATCTGTGGCGGGTTCCAGATGCTGGGCGAGTCGATCGAGGACGAGATCGAGTCGCGGGCCGGGACGGTGGACGGGCTCGGGATGCTGCCGGTGCGCGTGCGCTTCGCGCCGGAGAAGACTCTCGCCCGCCCCTCCGGGAAGGCGTACGGGGAGCCTGTGGAGGGGTACGAGATCCACCATGGGGTCGCCGATGTACTCGGTGGGGACGAGACCTTCCTGGACGGCTGCCGGGTCGGGGCCGTCTGGGGCACGCACTGGCACGGCTCGCTCGAAAGCGACGGTTTCCGGCGGGCCTTTCTGCGCCGGGTGGCGGACGCCGCCGGGCGGCGCTTCGTACCGGCGCCCGACACCGCGTTCAACGCGCTGCGCGAGGAGCAACTGGACCGCCTCGGCGACCTGATCGAGGAGCACGCCGACACCGACGCGCTGATGCGCCTGATCGAGGACGGCGCACCCGCCGGCCTCCCCTTCGTAGCCCCGGGGGCACCGTGA
- a CDS encoding cobalamin biosynthesis protein: MAADRTAPAGAGVFACGAALGWLADLTFADPRRGHPVAAFGRAAGALERVMWRNNRGRGALYTALCAGGAVGAAVLGARAVRSSPTASAGLTAAATWAVLGGTSLRREARTVGAALEAGDLTAARERLPHLCGRDPKALDEREIARAVVESVAENTSDAVVGALVWGALGGVPGLVGFRAVNTLDAMVGHRSPRFRRFGWASARLDDVAGWPGARLTAALTVLAGPDRRGAWRAWRTDGAKHPSPNAGPVESSFAGALGVRLGGTLAYGGRVEHRPVLGGGNRAVEVRDIERAVQLSRRVSALALAAAVGGRLAWAVFSPTPPLPETGAPPRTPNALRACPQTPDGLK, encoded by the coding sequence GTGGCAGCGGATCGCACAGCGCCGGCCGGCGCCGGTGTCTTCGCCTGTGGCGCGGCACTTGGCTGGCTGGCCGACCTCACGTTCGCCGACCCCCGGCGCGGACATCCCGTCGCCGCCTTCGGACGCGCCGCGGGCGCGCTGGAGCGCGTGATGTGGCGCAACAACCGGGGCCGGGGCGCGCTCTACACCGCGCTGTGCGCGGGCGGTGCGGTCGGCGCCGCAGTGCTCGGCGCACGGGCCGTACGCTCCTCCCCCACCGCGTCCGCCGGGCTCACCGCGGCCGCCACCTGGGCGGTGCTCGGCGGCACTTCGCTGCGGCGCGAGGCCCGGACGGTCGGCGCGGCCCTGGAGGCCGGGGATCTGACGGCGGCACGGGAGCGGCTGCCGCATCTGTGCGGGCGGGACCCGAAGGCTCTGGACGAGCGGGAGATCGCGCGGGCGGTGGTGGAGTCGGTGGCCGAGAACACCTCCGATGCGGTGGTGGGCGCCCTGGTCTGGGGCGCGTTGGGAGGCGTACCGGGGCTGGTCGGTTTCCGGGCCGTCAACACGCTGGACGCGATGGTCGGGCACCGGTCGCCGCGCTTCCGGCGGTTCGGCTGGGCCTCGGCCCGGCTGGACGACGTCGCCGGATGGCCGGGCGCCCGGCTGACGGCCGCGCTGACGGTGCTCGCCGGGCCCGACCGGCGGGGGGCGTGGCGGGCGTGGCGCACGGATGGTGCGAAGCACCCGAGCCCCAACGCGGGGCCGGTCGAGTCGTCGTTCGCGGGGGCGCTGGGGGTTCGGCTCGGGGGGACGCTCGCGTATGGGGGGCGGGTTGAGCACCGGCCCGTACTGGGTGGGGGGAACCGGGCGGTCGAGGTGCGTGACATAGAGCGGGCGGTGCAGCTTTCGCGGCGCGTGAGCGCGCTCGCGTTGGCGGCTGCGGTGGGTGGGCGGCTGGCGTGGGCGGTTTTCTCCCCCACCCCGCCCCTTCCCGAAACCGGGGCTCCGCCCCGGACCCCGAACGCCCTTCGGGCGTGTCCTCAAACGCCGGACGGGCTGAAGTGA
- a CDS encoding inorganic phosphate transporter: MEHITLLIGIVIVTALVFDFTNGFHDTANAMATTISTGALKPKTAVAMSAGLNLVGAFISVEVALTISKGIIDESAGVQPEVIFAGLVGAILWNLVTWYLGLPSSSSHALMGGLIGATVASVGLSGVNGDAVAEKVLIPAIAAPVVAGIAALLATRLTYRIGRDADPKTTAKGYRAGQIASAGLVSLAHGTNDAQKTMGVITLALVTGKVIAPDADPPLWVIVSAGLAIALGTFIGGWRIIRTMGKGITDIQPPQGFAAQTGAATVILASSHLGFSLSTTHVVSGSVMGAGLGRKGGVIRWSTAGRMLVAWALTLPAAGLVAAGAALLADQGDWGVGVVAALAAAACATIWVAARRKPVDHTNVNEVEAEAEAEAPGVVTTAIAAVTPPPAGPLTATIPAPAAAPAPVAPAAPAAQPTTL; encoded by the coding sequence ATGGAACACATCACGCTCCTGATCGGAATCGTGATCGTTACCGCTCTCGTGTTCGACTTCACGAACGGTTTCCACGACACCGCCAATGCGATGGCAACCACCATCTCCACTGGCGCGCTCAAGCCCAAGACGGCGGTGGCCATGTCCGCCGGCCTCAATCTTGTCGGTGCCTTCATCTCCGTCGAGGTCGCCCTGACCATCTCCAAGGGCATCATCGACGAGAGCGCCGGTGTCCAGCCGGAAGTGATCTTCGCCGGTCTGGTCGGCGCGATCCTGTGGAACCTGGTGACCTGGTATCTCGGTCTGCCGTCCAGTTCCTCGCACGCCCTGATGGGTGGTCTGATCGGCGCCACCGTCGCCTCCGTCGGCCTGTCCGGGGTCAACGGCGACGCGGTCGCCGAGAAGGTCCTCATCCCGGCCATCGCCGCCCCGGTCGTGGCCGGTATCGCCGCGCTGCTGGCGACCCGCCTCACCTACCGGATCGGCCGCGACGCCGACCCCAAGACCACCGCCAAGGGCTACCGCGCCGGCCAGATCGCCTCGGCCGGCCTGGTCTCGCTGGCGCACGGCACGAACGACGCGCAGAAGACCATGGGCGTGATCACCCTCGCCCTCGTCACCGGCAAGGTCATCGCCCCCGACGCCGACCCGCCACTGTGGGTCATCGTCTCGGCCGGTCTCGCCATCGCGCTCGGCACCTTCATCGGCGGCTGGCGGATCATCCGCACCATGGGCAAGGGCATCACCGACATCCAGCCCCCGCAGGGCTTCGCCGCCCAGACGGGCGCGGCGACCGTGATCCTGGCCTCCTCCCACCTCGGCTTCTCGCTCTCCACGACGCACGTCGTCTCCGGCTCCGTCATGGGCGCCGGTCTCGGCCGCAAGGGCGGCGTCATCCGCTGGAGCACCGCCGGCCGCATGCTCGTCGCCTGGGCGCTGACGCTGCCGGCCGCCGGCCTCGTCGCCGCCGGCGCCGCGCTGCTGGCCGACCAGGGCGACTGGGGTGTCGGCGTCGTCGCGGCCCTGGCGGCCGCCGCCTGCGCGACCATCTGGGTCGCCGCGCGGCGCAAGCCGGTCGACCACACCAACGTCAACGAGGTGGAGGCGGAGGCAGAGGCGGAGGCGCCCGGCGTCGTCACCACCGCCATCGCCGCCGTCACCCCGCCGCCGGCCGGCCCGCTCACCGCCACCATCCCGGCCCCGGCCGCTGCCCCGGCCCCGGTGGCACCGGCCGCGCCCGCCGCCCAGCCCACCACCCTCTAA
- a CDS encoding NAD(P)/FAD-dependent oxidoreductase: protein MTTVNGGISFWYAQEGIPAPREPLPGDITADVCIVGGGYTGLWTAYYLKKAVPFLRIVVLEQKFCGYGASGRNGGWLYNGIAGRDRYARLHGHDAAAALQRAMNDTVDEVVRVAAEEGIDADVHKGGVLEVAYAPAQLARLKAFHEAEVAFGEKDRLLLGAAESAERIRIAGTVGGTWTPHGARIHPVKLLQGLARVVEAAGVVIHESTPVTEIQPKHAITAYGTVRAPYVLRCTEGFTASVKGQKRTWLPMNSSMIATEPLPEHVWRTIGWEGREALGDMAHAYMYAQRTADDRIALGGRGVPYRFGSRTDNDGRTQPATIEALRDILVRFFPATAGVAIDHAWSGVLGVPRDWCATVELDRSTGLGWAGGYVGSGVATANLAARTLRDLVQLDSGQAHGTALTALSWVGHRVRKWEPEPLRWIGVQGMYAAYRGADRRELAGRSAETDRVAQLADRVSGRH from the coding sequence ATGACCACCGTCAACGGCGGAATTTCCTTCTGGTACGCACAGGAGGGCATTCCCGCGCCGCGCGAGCCGCTGCCGGGCGACATCACCGCCGACGTGTGCATCGTCGGCGGCGGGTACACCGGTCTGTGGACCGCGTACTACCTGAAGAAGGCGGTGCCCTTCCTGCGCATCGTCGTCCTGGAGCAGAAGTTCTGCGGCTACGGCGCCTCCGGCCGCAACGGCGGCTGGCTCTACAACGGCATCGCGGGCCGCGACCGCTACGCGCGCCTGCACGGCCACGACGCGGCCGCGGCGCTGCAGCGTGCCATGAACGACACCGTGGACGAGGTGGTGCGGGTCGCCGCCGAGGAGGGCATCGACGCGGACGTCCACAAGGGCGGCGTGCTGGAGGTGGCGTACGCCCCCGCGCAGCTCGCCCGGCTGAAGGCCTTCCACGAGGCCGAGGTCGCCTTCGGCGAGAAGGACCGGCTGCTGCTGGGCGCGGCCGAGTCCGCCGAGCGGATCCGGATCGCGGGCACGGTGGGCGGCACCTGGACTCCGCACGGGGCGCGCATCCATCCGGTGAAGCTGCTGCAGGGGCTCGCCAGGGTGGTGGAGGCCGCGGGGGTGGTGATCCATGAGTCGACCCCGGTGACCGAGATCCAGCCGAAGCACGCGATCACGGCTTACGGGACGGTGCGCGCACCCTACGTGCTGCGCTGCACGGAGGGCTTCACCGCCTCCGTCAAGGGCCAGAAGCGGACCTGGCTGCCGATGAACTCCTCGATGATCGCGACCGAGCCGCTGCCCGAGCACGTCTGGCGGACCATCGGCTGGGAGGGCCGCGAGGCCCTCGGCGACATGGCGCACGCCTACATGTACGCGCAGCGCACCGCCGACGACCGGATCGCGCTGGGCGGCCGGGGCGTGCCGTACCGCTTCGGCTCGCGCACGGACAACGACGGTCGTACACAACCCGCGACAATCGAGGCGCTGCGCGACATCCTGGTCCGCTTCTTCCCGGCGACGGCCGGGGTCGCCATCGACCACGCGTGGTCGGGCGTCCTGGGTGTGCCGCGCGACTGGTGCGCCACCGTGGAGCTGGACCGCTCGACCGGGCTCGGCTGGGCGGGCGGCTATGTCGGCAGCGGGGTGGCGACGGCGAACCTCGCCGCGCGCACCCTGCGCGATCTCGTGCAGCTCGACTCGGGCCAGGCGCACGGGACGGCGCTGACCGCGCTGTCGTGGGTGGGGCACCGGGTCCGCAAGTGGGAGCCGGAGCCGCTGCGCTGGATCGGGGTGCAGGGGATGTACGCGGCGTATCGCGGGGCGGACCGCCGTGAGCTGGCCGGACGCAGCGCGGAGACGGACCGGGTGGCGCAGCTCGCGGACCGGGTTTCGGGGCGGCATTAG
- a CDS encoding class II aldolase/adducin family protein translates to MSEQDRPEVQQDVQDAWSALVATALRSVEDGLVVGTSGNVSVRVGDLVLVTPTGVPYDRIGPDDIVAVDLDGKQVMGTLRPSSELPMHLAIYLHTDARAVVHTHAVHATAVSTLLYELPAIHYMAAALGGKIRVADYATYGSEQLAANVLHALRERTGCLIRNHGTIVYGDDLDQAYDRTAQLEWMCQVWLAARSVDGFSPSLLSKRELARVAEKLRDYGQPGQGPSVG, encoded by the coding sequence ATGTCAGAGCAGGACCGTCCGGAGGTACAACAGGACGTGCAGGACGCCTGGTCGGCGCTCGTGGCCACGGCTCTGCGTTCCGTCGAGGACGGGCTGGTGGTCGGCACGTCCGGCAATGTCTCCGTACGGGTCGGCGACCTGGTGCTGGTGACCCCCACCGGCGTCCCCTACGACCGCATCGGCCCCGACGACATCGTCGCCGTGGACCTCGACGGCAAGCAGGTCATGGGCACGCTCCGCCCCAGCAGCGAACTCCCCATGCACCTGGCCATCTATCTCCACACCGACGCCCGGGCCGTCGTCCACACCCACGCCGTCCACGCCACCGCCGTCTCCACCCTCCTCTACGAACTCCCGGCCATCCACTACATGGCCGCCGCCCTCGGCGGCAAGATCCGCGTCGCCGACTACGCCACCTACGGCAGCGAGCAGCTCGCCGCCAACGTCCTGCACGCGCTGCGCGAGCGCACCGGCTGCCTCATCCGCAACCACGGCACGATCGTCTACGGCGACGACCTCGACCAGGCCTACGACCGCACCGCCCAGCTCGAATGGATGTGCCAGGTCTGGCTCGCCGCCCGCTCGGTCGACGGCTTCTCCCCCTCCCTGCTCTCCAAGCGCGAACTGGCCCGCGTGGCGGAGAAACTCCGCGACTACGGCCAGCCCGGTCAGGGCCCGTCCGTCGGCTGA
- a CDS encoding alpha/beta hydrolase family protein, producing MRLRTAAAMAATTAIGAGAAAVAAGRYASDFALKPSRNGAQPEPPLTVHSAGDTHVTLTRTLASSRPGVYGLCGEGVHVTVADVLATAPDSVTRSLRSASRGGPLTPGAAVRLTPQAYAGDPREALGLDFDEVRIPGELGPLPAWFLPGARDVWAITVHGLGTTREHPLVVMAALHRRRLPVLNITYRNDAGAPRSPDGIGHLGDSEWRDLDAAMRYAVRNGASRILLYGWSTGATMALRAADHSPLSDRVNGLILDSPVLDWQTTLRASATGHGVPGALLPLAVRAAEGRTGLHAARLADSAEPARLRVPTLIFHGPDDTLAPWAPSRRLAAARPDLVSLHSFPGAPHAAMWNRDPRRYEEALRRFVIPLV from the coding sequence ATGCGCCTGCGAACCGCGGCCGCCATGGCCGCCACGACAGCGATAGGTGCCGGTGCGGCCGCCGTCGCGGCCGGCCGGTACGCATCCGACTTCGCCCTCAAGCCCTCCCGGAACGGCGCGCAGCCCGAACCCCCGCTGACCGTGCACTCCGCGGGCGACACCCATGTCACCCTCACCCGCACCCTCGCCTCCTCCCGCCCCGGCGTCTACGGCCTGTGCGGTGAAGGCGTCCACGTCACCGTCGCGGACGTCCTCGCGACCGCCCCGGACTCCGTGACCCGCAGCCTGCGCAGCGCCTCGCGAGGCGGCCCGCTCACGCCCGGCGCGGCCGTCCGGCTCACCCCGCAGGCCTACGCCGGCGACCCGCGCGAAGCCCTCGGCCTGGACTTCGACGAGGTCCGGATCCCGGGCGAGCTCGGACCGCTGCCCGCCTGGTTCCTCCCCGGCGCCCGCGATGTCTGGGCGATCACCGTGCACGGCCTCGGCACCACCCGTGAGCACCCCCTCGTCGTCATGGCCGCCCTGCACCGCAGGCGGCTCCCGGTCCTGAACATCACCTACCGCAACGACGCCGGCGCCCCCCGCTCCCCGGACGGCATCGGCCACCTCGGGGACTCCGAATGGCGCGACCTGGACGCCGCCATGCGCTACGCCGTCCGGAACGGGGCCAGCCGCATACTCCTCTACGGCTGGTCCACCGGCGCCACGATGGCGCTGCGCGCCGCGGACCACTCCCCGCTGAGCGACCGCGTCAACGGCCTGATCCTCGATTCGCCCGTCCTGGACTGGCAGACCACGCTGCGGGCGTCCGCCACGGGCCACGGCGTCCCCGGCGCGCTGCTGCCCCTGGCCGTACGCGCCGCCGAAGGCCGCACCGGGCTGCACGCCGCCCGCCTCGCCGACTCCGCCGAGCCGGCCCGGCTGCGCGTACCCACCCTCATCTTCCACGGGCCCGACGACACCCTCGCCCCCTGGGCCCCCTCCCGCCGCCTGGCCGCGGCCCGCCCTGACCTGGTCTCCCTGCACTCCTTCCCCGGTGCTCCGCACGCCGCCATGTGGAACCGCGACCCCCGCCGCTACGAGGAGGCGCTGCGCCGCTTCGTCATCCCGCTGGTCTGA